The nucleotide sequence CATTTATAAAATTTGAAGTTTAATGTTTGAGGTCTGAAACAGGTATTCAGACCAGGATATGTTGTTAACAAAACCGGATTCAGATCACTTTTGCTTCTTCGTGCAACAGGCGTACCAGTTCCTGTACATTATCCGGTTCCACCAGTTTCACACCCGCTTTTGCAGGGGGCAGGGCAAAGGTTTCAATTTCTGTCAGGGCATCGGCAGCTACCGGCTCCACTACTTTCAGCGGCTTGGTACGGGCGGCCATGATCCCTCTCATATTTGGGATACGTTGCTCGGCCATTCCTTTATTGCAGCTTACAACAACGGGAAGCTGCACTTCACAGATCTCTTCGCCGCCTTCGATCTCGCGGGTTACGGTTGCTGTGGTGCCATTCAGTTCAAATTTTGTAGCCAGGGAAATATAGGGCAGGTCGAGCAGTTCTGCTACCATTCCGCCCACAGAGCTGCCGTTATAATCGATGGTCTCTTTTCCTAAAAAGATCAGGTCGTAGCCATTCTCTTTTGCCACATGGGCGATCTGTGAAGCGATCCCGAAACTGTCGAGGTTTTCGGCATTTACCCGGATGGCTTCGTCGCCTCCCAGGGCCAGCGCCTTACGGATGATTGCGTCCGATTCTGCCCCGCCTACATTAACAAGATGTATAACGGCGGAAGCATCGGCTTCCTTCAGCTCAATAGCTCTTACCAGTGCGTAATATTCATCATTCGGATTGATGATCCATTGTACACCGGCCGTATCAAATTTCGTATTATTATCCGTGAAAGCTATTTTTGCCGTGGTATCAGGCGTTTTACTAATACAAACTAATATCTTCATAAAGGATTGACTTTTATGTATTGAAAGTTGTTTATGCAACCAAACAAAGATAACAGTTGTAAGGTAATAATGTATACGATATCGGGAAAAAAATTCAAAAATGAGCCGGATTGAAAAATTGGAAGCGTTGTTGCAGGAGAACGGATCAGATGCATTTCTGAATCATGCATTGGGACTGGAATATGTAAAGGCCGGCAATGATGCAAAGGCAGAAGGGATCTTTAAGCAACTTCTGGCGGATAATCCGGATTATGTAGGCAGTTACTACCACCTGGGAAAGTTGCTGGAGCGGAATGGGGCGGAACAGGGGGCTATTGCCGTTTACAAAAAGGGAATGGAAATTGCGTTGAAACTGGGAGAGCAGCATGCGTATAATGAATTGAGGGCTGCATGTGAATACCTGGAATTTTAATTATAAGGAATGGAGCTGTTAACCCGTTTTATCCGGCACGTTTATGAACATCATCTTTTTACAAAGAATGACCGGCTGCTGCTGGCCGTAAGCGGAGGTGTGGATTCTGTGGTACTTGGACAGCTTTGTAAGCTCGCTGGTTTTGATTTTGGCGTTGCGCACTGTAATTTTCAGCTGCGGGGTACAGAAAGCGATACGGACGAGCTTTTTGTGAAAAAGCTTGCAGAAAAATGGGAGGTGCCCTTTTTTACCATCCGGTTCAATACACGGGAATTTGCCGCTGCCAATAAATTGTCCATACAGGAAGCCGCCCGGGAACTGCGGTACGAGTGGTTTACCGAGATCCGGAAAAAAGAACTTTTTGATTATGTACTTACGGCGCATCATGCCAATGATAATATTGAAACGGTTCTGATGAGCTTTTTTCGTGGCACAGGTATCAACGGGCTTACAGGCATCAAAGAAACAAACGACCTGCTTGTACGGCCGTTGCTGTTTGCAAAAAGGACCGAGCTGGAGGCATTCCTGGAAGCGCAGTCCCTGCATTTTGTACAGGATGCTTCAAATCTGAAGGATGATTACACAAGAAATTATATAAGGAACAAATTGCTGCCTCAACTGGCTGCAATTTATCCGGAAGTGGAACAGAACCTGATGAATAATATTCACCGGTTCAGGGAAGTGCAGGCGCTTTACCGGCAATCCGTGGAGCATGCCAGGAAAAAGCTCCTGGTGACTTCGGGTGCAGAAGTGCAGCTACCCGTGCTGCTGTTGCTGAAGACCGCCGCTCCGCAAACCCTGTTGCTGGAGATCATCAAAGAATATGGTTTCAGCGCGGGACAGCTTCCGGAGGTTTTTGCGCTTACGGAATCGGAGCCCGGCCGCTATATCGCCTCCGGTACCCATCGTGTGATCCGC is from Niabella beijingensis and encodes:
- a CDS encoding electron transfer flavoprotein subunit beta/FixA family protein, whose translation is MKILVCISKTPDTTAKIAFTDNNTKFDTAGVQWIINPNDEYYALVRAIELKEADASAVIHLVNVGGAESDAIIRKALALGGDEAIRVNAENLDSFGIASQIAHVAKENGYDLIFLGKETIDYNGSSVGGMVAELLDLPYISLATKFELNGTTATVTREIEGGEEICEVQLPVVVSCNKGMAEQRIPNMRGIMAARTKPLKVVEPVAADALTEIETFALPPAKAGVKLVEPDNVQELVRLLHEEAKVI
- the tilS gene encoding tRNA lysidine(34) synthetase TilS, with product MELLTRFIRHVYEHHLFTKNDRLLLAVSGGVDSVVLGQLCKLAGFDFGVAHCNFQLRGTESDTDELFVKKLAEKWEVPFFTIRFNTREFAAANKLSIQEAARELRYEWFTEIRKKELFDYVLTAHHANDNIETVLMSFFRGTGINGLTGIKETNDLLVRPLLFAKRTELEAFLEAQSLHFVQDASNLKDDYTRNYIRNKLLPQLAAIYPEVEQNLMNNIHRFREVQALYRQSVEHARKKLLVTSGAEVQLPVLLLLKTAAPQTLLLEIIKEYGFSAGQLPEVFALTESEPGRYIASGTHRVIRDRKHLVIAPLPPAVQSRLIIEGPGKFFFSEGRMELRKRKYEGAIPEDPGIAWLDAAAIQFPLILRPWRTGDYFYPLGMTKKKKVARFLIDQKLSATQKEKVWVLEMQQKLPWIVNHRIDNRFRVTTGTKEIVEIKYLR
- a CDS encoding tetratricopeptide repeat protein; this encodes MSRIEKLEALLQENGSDAFLNHALGLEYVKAGNDAKAEGIFKQLLADNPDYVGSYYHLGKLLERNGAEQGAIAVYKKGMEIALKLGEQHAYNELRAACEYLEF